In Arvicola amphibius chromosome 1, mArvAmp1.2, whole genome shotgun sequence, one DNA window encodes the following:
- the Paics gene encoding multifunctional protein ADE2, whose protein sequence is MATAEVLNIGRKLYEGKTKEVYELLDSPGRVLLQSKDQITAGNAARKNHLEGKAAISNKITSCIFQLLQDAAGGGGVPHACMSPLVSEEGFWAHGTRLEVVVNCIWLLRTTPSSARGRSIKTAFTKKCGETAFIAPQCEMIPIEWVCRRIATGSFLKRNPGVKEGYKFYPPKVEMFFKDDANNDPQWSEEQLIAAQFCFAGLAIGQTEVDIMSHATQAIFEILEKAWLPQNCTLVDMKIEFGVDVTTKEIVLADVIDNDSWRLWPSGDRSQQKDKQLLLKSDSQCRVVVLMGSASDLGHCEKIKKACVNFGIPCELRVTSAHKGPDETLRIKAEYEGDGIPTVFVAVAGRSNGLGPVMSGNTAYPVISCPPITADWGAQDVWSSLRLPSVPLDQRCQEFPRAELLPDMVMGLMQVLWKNCILLTWSNFSGPH, encoded by the exons TACTGAACATTGGGAGAAAACTCTATGAGGGTAAGACAAAAGAAGTCTATGAATTGTTAGATAGTCCAGGAAGAGTCCTCCTGCAGTCCAAGGACCAGATTACAGCGGGAAATGCAGCCAGAAAGAACCACCTGGAAGGCAAAGCTGCAATCTCCAATAAGATCACCAGCTGTATTTTTCAGCTGTTACAGGATGCCG CTGGCGGTGGCGGggtgccacatgcatgcatgagtccTCTGGTATCTGAAGAGGGCTTCTGGGCCCATGGAACTAGATtggaggtggttgtgaactgcatATGGCTGCTAAgaaccacacccagctctgcaaGAGGAAGAA GTATCAAGACTGCTTTCACCAAGAAATGTGGGGAGACTGCTTTCATTGCACCCCAATGTGAAATGATTCCAATTGAATGGGTGTGCCGAAGAATAGCAACTGGATCTTTTCTCAAAAGGAACCCTGGTGTAAAAGAGGGGTATAAGTTTTACCCACCAAAAGTGGAGATGTTCTTCAAG GATGATGCCAATAATGATCCACAGTGGTCTGAGGAGCAACTCATTGCtgcacagttttgttttgctggACTTGCTATAGGCCAGACTGAAGTGGACATCATGAGTCATGCTACACAAGCTATTTTTGAAATACTGGAGAAAGCCTGGCTGCCTCAGAACTGCACGCTGGTTGATATGAAG ATTGAATTTGGTGTTGATGTAACTACCAAAGAGATTGTTCTTGCTGATGTAATTGATAATGATTCTTGGAGACTCTGGCCATCGGGAGATCGGAGccagcagaaagacaaacag TTGCTTCTGAAGTCAGACAGTCAGTGCAGGGTTGTAGTGCTGATGGGTTCAGCTTCTGACCTTGGTCACTGTGAGAAAATTAAGAAGGCTTGTGTAAACTTCGGGATTCCGTGTGAACTCCGAGTGACATCTGCCCATAAAGGACCAGATGAGACATTGAGGATTAAAGCAGAGTATGAAG GGGATGGCATACCTACTGTATTTGTCGCAGTGGCAGGCAGAAGCAATGGTTTGGGCCCAGTGATGTCTGGTAACACTGCATATCCAGTTATCAGCTGTCCCCCCATCACAGCAGACTGGGGTGCTCAGGATGTGTGGTCATCTCTTCGATTGCCCAGTG TGCCCTTAGACCAGAGGTGTCAGGAGTTTCCTAGAGCGGAGTTACTGCCTGATATGGTGATGGGACTCAtgcaagtcctctggaagaactgcatTCTCTTAACATGGAGCAATTTCTCTGGCCCCCATTAG